Proteins found in one Bacillota bacterium genomic segment:
- the flhA gene encoding flagellar biosynthesis protein FlhA has translation MAAVESSQSRLSKLVAYGDVLIAGAVILILLMMVVPLPPIVLDLLLTMNITFALIILLVTMYTNEPLQFSVFPSLLLVATLFRLALNVSSTRLILLRGYAGAVIQAFGSFVVGGNYIVGMVIFLILVIIQFVVITNGAGRVAEVAARFTLDAMPGKQMSIDADLNAGLVTEADARKRRAAIEQEADFYGAMDGASKFVRGDAIAGIVIIIINIIGGILIGIIQLGIPVMEALRKYALLTVGDGLVSQIPALLISTATGIVVTRAASDSNLGQDLASQILAQPRAIAISSGLLVVFGMIPGLPKAPFFVLAAVAGILSYVLARMKRSEEIQPPEEGPSAENPAAPEDVMSLLRVEPMELNFGYSLIPLVDIDQGGDLRDRVAGVRRQIALELGIIVPPVRIRDDIQAKPNEYIVKIKGVEVARGQVIPDHYMAMNPGTAADEIPGTATREPAFGLPAVWISASQKAEAEMLGYTVVDAGSVIATHLSEVIKARAPELLTRQDTKNLIDNVRETAPAVVEELIPSQMTVGEVQRVLQNLLAERISVRDLSTILEALGDAAGSLKDPDALTEFVRSRMSRSICSQYAGEDGIAVLTIEPSLEQMLLESMRRTEQGTFLAPDPKIYRSLIASLVREAERMAASGRQPILLTSSNLRLHLRRLIERSAPSVVVLSYSEIVPEVKVNACGMVSLGDEGEKIRRFDDEGSPGLGEA, from the coding sequence GTGGCGGCGGTTGAGTCATCGCAGTCCAGGTTGTCGAAGCTGGTTGCGTACGGCGACGTGCTCATTGCGGGAGCAGTGATCCTGATCCTGCTGATGATGGTTGTCCCGTTGCCTCCTATCGTACTCGACCTGCTGCTGACTATGAACATCACCTTCGCCCTCATAATACTGCTCGTGACCATGTACACCAATGAACCCTTGCAGTTTTCCGTCTTTCCATCGCTGCTTCTAGTTGCAACCCTATTCCGGCTTGCGCTGAATGTGTCGTCCACCCGGCTCATACTCCTGCGCGGCTACGCCGGCGCGGTCATCCAGGCTTTCGGCAGCTTCGTGGTGGGCGGCAACTACATCGTGGGCATGGTCATCTTCTTGATCCTTGTCATAATCCAGTTCGTGGTGATAACGAACGGCGCAGGACGCGTGGCCGAAGTGGCCGCCAGATTCACCCTCGATGCCATGCCGGGCAAGCAGATGAGCATTGATGCGGATCTCAACGCCGGGCTGGTGACCGAGGCGGATGCGAGAAAGAGACGGGCTGCCATCGAGCAGGAAGCAGATTTCTACGGGGCGATGGACGGTGCAAGCAAGTTCGTCAGAGGAGACGCCATTGCTGGAATAGTCATTATAATTATCAACATCATCGGCGGGATTCTGATCGGCATCATCCAGCTTGGCATCCCGGTGATGGAAGCGCTCAGGAAGTACGCCTTGTTGACTGTAGGCGATGGCCTGGTGAGTCAGATACCCGCTCTCCTGATCTCCACGGCGACCGGTATTGTGGTGACCCGGGCGGCATCAGACTCCAACCTCGGGCAGGACCTGGCATCTCAGATCCTTGCCCAGCCAAGGGCCATCGCGATTTCTTCAGGCCTGCTGGTGGTCTTTGGGATGATACCTGGTCTTCCAAAGGCGCCTTTCTTCGTCCTGGCGGCTGTGGCAGGTATACTGTCTTACGTTCTCGCTCGCATGAAGCGGTCAGAGGAGATTCAGCCACCGGAGGAGGGTCCCTCGGCAGAGAACCCCGCGGCTCCAGAAGACGTGATGTCCCTTCTCCGAGTTGAACCAATGGAGTTGAACTTCGGCTATTCCCTGATCCCTCTGGTTGACATCGATCAAGGTGGGGATCTAAGAGACCGTGTCGCGGGTGTGAGGCGGCAGATCGCGCTGGAGCTCGGAATCATAGTCCCACCGGTCCGCATACGTGACGACATCCAGGCCAAGCCGAACGAGTACATAGTCAAGATCAAAGGTGTTGAAGTGGCAAGAGGGCAGGTCATCCCAGATCACTACATGGCCATGAATCCAGGCACTGCAGCGGATGAGATCCCAGGCACAGCGACTCGGGAGCCGGCGTTCGGGCTTCCGGCCGTCTGGATATCTGCGTCGCAGAAGGCCGAGGCAGAGATGCTCGGATATACCGTTGTGGATGCAGGGTCTGTCATTGCGACTCACCTGTCTGAAGTCATCAAGGCGCGGGCCCCAGAGCTTCTGACGAGGCAGGACACGAAGAACCTGATAGACAACGTCCGGGAGACCGCCCCCGCAGTGGTTGAGGAACTGATTCCCTCACAGATGACCGTAGGAGAAGTGCAAAGGGTTCTTCAGAACTTGCTGGCTGAGCGGATTTCCGTAAGGGACCTCTCCACCATCCTGGAGGCCCTGGGAGACGCGGCCGGCAGCCTAAAGGACCCAGATGCGCTCACGGAGTTCGTGAGATCCCGCATGAGCCGGTCAATATGCAGCCAGTACGCTGGTGAAGACGGGATCGCCGTGCTTACGATCGAGCCCAGTCTGGAGCAGATGCTTCTCGAGTCGATGCGCCGCACTGAGCAAGGCACCTTCCTTGCGCCTGATCCTAAGATCTACCGAAGTCTCATAGCTAGCCTGGTGCGTGAGGCCGAGCGGATGGCGGCGTCCGGGCGGCAGCCTATCCTCTTGACTTCGTCGAATCTCCGGCTGCATTTGCGAAGGTTGATCGAAAGGAGTGCCCCGTCAGTGGTGGTGCTGTCATACAGCGAGATCGTACCGGAAGTGAAGGTCAACGCGTGTGGGATGGTGAGCCTGGGAGATGAGGGTGAAAAGATACGAAGGTTCGACGATGAAGGAAGCCCTGGACTTGGTGAGGCTTGA